The Cyclopterus lumpus isolate fCycLum1 chromosome 6, fCycLum1.pri, whole genome shotgun sequence genome contains a region encoding:
- the LOC117732173 gene encoding periphilin-1-like, translated as MAYQRGQNSIREVYEEHFSSMDSREVTVHRVVNIVDRRSPIPRSHVEFDRGFNNEQWYGGPRNYHDTREFHGENSYPPNDRRYSDDNSHGNFHRNVSQKEGPYPQQSYGRDDLRHQLASRSRSDPYFRSRGRVSGPPRRNSPSAVVKQDRSPGRREAHPPVRSGSNTSNRSFSPDREKGFAYQPAQERHKPSGPRIPSPRSTVEEPPHSSGSSKANPAFEGNSNHDGSSKKHVAEKTPASGEETKEAEEAEEVEEEVAASMEPKLTPEQDFKARRSEAIKAKALEIEKHYRKDCETFRTVVKMLVAKEPSLDKLLQGPLDENLLEINERCLDALRHFVKELDEVLKQPDASA; from the exons A TGGCATATCAACGTGGTCAAAACTCAATTAGAGAAGTATATGAAGAGCACTTCTCATCAATGGATTCAAGAGAG GTGACTGTCCATCGGGTGGTCAATATTGTTGATAGGAGGAGCCCTATACCTCGATCACATGTGGAATTTGACAGAGGTTTTAATAATGAACAGTGGTATGGGGGTCCTCGAAATTACCACGATACAAGAGAATTTCATGGAGAAAACAGTTACCCACCCAATGACCGACGCTACTCTGATGACAACTCGCATGGCAATTTTCACAGAAATGTTTCACAAAAG GAGGGTCCGTACCCGCAACAGTCTTATGGCAGAGATGATCTGAGGCATCAGTTGGCCTCAAG GAGCAGAAGTGATCCTTATTTCCGCAGCAGGGGCCGAGTGTCAGGACCTCCTCGAAG GAATTCTCCGTCTGCAGTCGTCAAACAAGACCGCTCTCCTGGAAGGAGGGAAGCCCATCCACCTGTCCGCTCTGGCTCAAACACCAGCAACCGGAGCTTCTCCCCTGACAGGGAGAAAGGCTTCGCCTACCAGCCGGCCCAGGAGAGGC ATAAGCCCAGCGGGCCGAGGATCCCCTCTCCCAGAAGCACGGTGGAGGAGCCTCCTCACAGCTCTGGATCTTCAAAGGCGAATCCAGCATTTGAGGGCAATAGTAACCACGATGGCTCTTCCAAGAAACACGTTGCA GAAAAAACTCCTGCATCTGGAGAGGAGACGAAGGAGGCGGAGGAagcggaggaggtggaggaggaggtggctgCCAGCATGGAGCCAAAGCTGACACCAGAGCAAGACTTCAAGGCTCGCCGGTCGGAGGCCATTAAGGCTAAGGCTCTGGAAATTGAGAAG CATTACAGGAAGGACTGTGAGACGTTCCGCACAGTGGTGAAGATGTTGGTGGCCAAGGAGCCCAGTCTGGATAAGCTGCTACAGGGGCCACTGGACGAGAACCTGCTGGAGATCAATGAGCGCTGCCTCGACGCCCTGAGGCACTTTGTGAAGGAGCTGGACGAGGTTTTAAAGCAGCCGGACGCCTCGGCCTGA
- the LOC117732701 gene encoding YY1-associated factor 2-like: protein MRFFTCNIDHFNSTESKFRKMGDKKSPTRPKRQSKPSADDGYWDCSVCTFRNTAEAFKCMMCDVRKGTSTRKPRPVSQLVAQQANQQFVPPMLPKKEKKEKSEKDKSDKEPTLKKKSHKKMRPRLKNIDRSSAQHLEVTVGDLTVIITDFKEKAKPTSTLTSAASADQHSQSGSSSDNTERGVSRCSSPHREGSPVNGETR, encoded by the exons ATGCGTTTTTTCACCTGTAACATAGATCATTTTAACTCCACTGAGTCGAAGTTTCGTAAAATGGGTGACAAGAAGAGCCCCACAAG GCCAAAGCGGCAATCGAAGCCCTCCGCCGACGATGGGTACTGGGACTGTAGCGTCTGCACGTTCAGGAACACCGCTGAGGCGTTCAAGTGCATGATGTGTGATGTCAGGAAGGGTACGTCAACTCG aAAACCACGGCCTGTTTCTCAGCTGGTTGCACAGCAAGCGAATCAGCAGTTTGTACCCCCCATGCTCCccaaaaaggagaagaaggaaaaatcTGAGAAAGACAAGAGCGATAAAGAACCaacactgaaaaagaaaagccataaAAAGATGAG GCCCCGGTTAAAAAACATAGACAGGAGCAGCGCCCAGCATCTAGAGGTCACAGTTGGAGACTTGACAGTAATAATCACAGACTTTAAGGAGAAAGCCAAACCCACGTCCACTTTGACAAGCGCCGCCTCAGCAGACCAACACAGTCAAAGTGGCTCGAGCTCTGATAACACTGAACGAGGGGTCTCCAGATGCTCTTCGCCCCACAGGGAAGGCTCACCGGTTAACGGAGAGACTCGCTAG
- the LOC117732264 gene encoding glucoside xylosyltransferase 1-like isoform X2, producing the protein MRCYHQAFLLCMVFTLFSLLYVFNQLASTLEDGTDRNLNEQGVPDRRAHDAGHLLRKKPGVAGLRDRDRKRSGSEVQEHGDGRSHLAVVACGPRLEETLAMLKSAVLLSIKPLHFYIFAEDDLHDHFRKALDSWPRTVQSKFNYTIYPITFPKENAKEWKKLFKPCASQRLFLPLILKEVDSLLYVDTDILFLQPVEDIWALLSQFNSSHLAAMAPEHEEPRIGWYNRFARHPYYGKTGINSGVMLMNMTRLREKSFKNDMTTVALKWEDILMPLLQKYKLNITWGDQDLLNIIFHHNPESLYVFPCQWNYRPDHCIYGSNCQQADQEGVFILHGNRGVYHDDKQPAFRAVYDAIRKYTFGENMETSLLQPLEASLQTTANTYCGRASHLFTKKLKRSIVSAQQDATRRR; encoded by the exons ATGCGATGCTATCATCAAGCATTTCTCCTGTGCATGGTCTTCACCTTGTTTTCACTGCTGTACGTGTTCAATCAACTAGCCTCCACCTTGGAAGACGGTACGGACCGGAACCTGAACGAACAGGGGGTACCCGACAGGCGCGCTCATGACGCCGGGCACCTCCTCAGGAAAAAGCCCGGAGTGGCGGGCCTACGAGACCGCGACAG AAAGAGATCGGGCTCTGAAGTTCAGGAACATGGTGATGGGAGAAGTCACCTGGCTGTGGTGGCCTGTGGCCCCAGGCTCGAGGAGACTCTTGCCATGTTGAAGTCTGCTGTTCTCCTCAGCATAAAGCCGCTGCACTTTTACATCTTTGCTGAGGACGATCTGCATGACCACTTCAGAAAGGCT CTGGACTCCTGGCCCAGGACAGTTCAGTCCAAGTTTAACTACACCATCTACCCCATCACTTTTCCCAAGGAAAATGCAAAAGAGTGGAAGAAGCTCTTCAAACCTTGTGCCTCCCAGAGGCTGTTCCTGCCA CTGATTCTGAAGGAGGTAGATTCGTTGCTCTATGTGGACACAGATATACTTTTTCTGCAGCCAGTAGAGGACATCTGGGCCCTTCTTTCTCAGTTCAACTCAAGCCACTTAGCAGCCATGGCTCCAGAGCACGAGGAGCCACGCATCGGCTGGTACAACCGCTTTGCCCGCCACCCTTACTATGGCAAGACGGGCATCAACTCAGGGGTCATGCTCATGAACATGACGCGCCTCAGGGAGAAATCTTTTAAG AATGACATGACAACAGTTGCACTGAAGTGGGAGGATATTCTGATGCCCCTTCTCCAGAAGTATAAACTCAATATCACCTGGGGTGACCAGGACCTTCTTAATATCATATTTCACCATAATCCAG AAAGCCTATACGTGTTTCCCTGCCAGTGGAACTACCGTCCGGACCACTGTATCTATGGCAGCAACTGTCAACAAGCGGATCAGGAAGGTGTCTTCATTCTCCATGGTAACAGGGGAGTTTACCACGATGACAAGCAGCCTGCGTTTCGAGCCGTCTACGACGCCATCCGAAAG TACACGTTTGGTGAGAACATGGAGACCTCACTGCTTCAGCCGCTGGAAGCTTCGCTGCAGACCACCGCAAACACCTACTGTGGGAGAGCCAGTCACCTGTTTACGAAGAAGTTGAAACGGAGCATCGTGTCCGCTCAACAAGACGCCACACGGAGAAGATGA
- the LOC117732264 gene encoding glucoside xylosyltransferase 1-like isoform X1, protein MRCYHQAFLLCMVFTLFSLLYVFNQLASTLEDGTDRNLNEQGVPDRRAHDAGHLLRKKPGVAGLRDRDRCKKLSVSYWNPYWRLPADVCGVNCLLESSIRKRSGSEVQEHGDGRSHLAVVACGPRLEETLAMLKSAVLLSIKPLHFYIFAEDDLHDHFRKALDSWPRTVQSKFNYTIYPITFPKENAKEWKKLFKPCASQRLFLPLILKEVDSLLYVDTDILFLQPVEDIWALLSQFNSSHLAAMAPEHEEPRIGWYNRFARHPYYGKTGINSGVMLMNMTRLREKSFKNDMTTVALKWEDILMPLLQKYKLNITWGDQDLLNIIFHHNPESLYVFPCQWNYRPDHCIYGSNCQQADQEGVFILHGNRGVYHDDKQPAFRAVYDAIRKYTFGENMETSLLQPLEASLQTTANTYCGRASHLFTKKLKRSIVSAQQDATRRR, encoded by the exons ATGCGATGCTATCATCAAGCATTTCTCCTGTGCATGGTCTTCACCTTGTTTTCACTGCTGTACGTGTTCAATCAACTAGCCTCCACCTTGGAAGACGGTACGGACCGGAACCTGAACGAACAGGGGGTACCCGACAGGCGCGCTCATGACGCCGGGCACCTCCTCAGGAAAAAGCCCGGAGTGGCGGGCCTACGAGACCGCGACAG GTGTAAAAAACTGTCAGTTTCTTACTGGAATCCATATTGGAGACTGCCTGCTGATGTTTGTGGAGTGAACTGCTTATTGGAATCATCTATTAG AAAGAGATCGGGCTCTGAAGTTCAGGAACATGGTGATGGGAGAAGTCACCTGGCTGTGGTGGCCTGTGGCCCCAGGCTCGAGGAGACTCTTGCCATGTTGAAGTCTGCTGTTCTCCTCAGCATAAAGCCGCTGCACTTTTACATCTTTGCTGAGGACGATCTGCATGACCACTTCAGAAAGGCT CTGGACTCCTGGCCCAGGACAGTTCAGTCCAAGTTTAACTACACCATCTACCCCATCACTTTTCCCAAGGAAAATGCAAAAGAGTGGAAGAAGCTCTTCAAACCTTGTGCCTCCCAGAGGCTGTTCCTGCCA CTGATTCTGAAGGAGGTAGATTCGTTGCTCTATGTGGACACAGATATACTTTTTCTGCAGCCAGTAGAGGACATCTGGGCCCTTCTTTCTCAGTTCAACTCAAGCCACTTAGCAGCCATGGCTCCAGAGCACGAGGAGCCACGCATCGGCTGGTACAACCGCTTTGCCCGCCACCCTTACTATGGCAAGACGGGCATCAACTCAGGGGTCATGCTCATGAACATGACGCGCCTCAGGGAGAAATCTTTTAAG AATGACATGACAACAGTTGCACTGAAGTGGGAGGATATTCTGATGCCCCTTCTCCAGAAGTATAAACTCAATATCACCTGGGGTGACCAGGACCTTCTTAATATCATATTTCACCATAATCCAG AAAGCCTATACGTGTTTCCCTGCCAGTGGAACTACCGTCCGGACCACTGTATCTATGGCAGCAACTGTCAACAAGCGGATCAGGAAGGTGTCTTCATTCTCCATGGTAACAGGGGAGTTTACCACGATGACAAGCAGCCTGCGTTTCGAGCCGTCTACGACGCCATCCGAAAG TACACGTTTGGTGAGAACATGGAGACCTCACTGCTTCAGCCGCTGGAAGCTTCGCTGCAGACCACCGCAAACACCTACTGTGGGAGAGCCAGTCACCTGTTTACGAAGAAGTTGAAACGGAGCATCGTGTCCGCTCAACAAGACGCCACACGGAGAAGATGA
- the LOC117732264 gene encoding glucoside xylosyltransferase 1-like isoform X3 produces MLSFANVSVSMLLCEYKLRLIIDLLHFVLALRKRSGSEVQEHGDGRSHLAVVACGPRLEETLAMLKSAVLLSIKPLHFYIFAEDDLHDHFRKALDSWPRTVQSKFNYTIYPITFPKENAKEWKKLFKPCASQRLFLPLILKEVDSLLYVDTDILFLQPVEDIWALLSQFNSSHLAAMAPEHEEPRIGWYNRFARHPYYGKTGINSGVMLMNMTRLREKSFKNDMTTVALKWEDILMPLLQKYKLNITWGDQDLLNIIFHHNPESLYVFPCQWNYRPDHCIYGSNCQQADQEGVFILHGNRGVYHDDKQPAFRAVYDAIRKYTFGENMETSLLQPLEASLQTTANTYCGRASHLFTKKLKRSIVSAQQDATRRR; encoded by the exons atgtTATCTTTTGCAAATGTAAGTGTGTCCATGCTGTTGTGTGAATACAAACTGAGgttgattattgatttattgcACTTTGTCTTGGCGCTCAGAAAGAGATCGGGCTCTGAAGTTCAGGAACATGGTGATGGGAGAAGTCACCTGGCTGTGGTGGCCTGTGGCCCCAGGCTCGAGGAGACTCTTGCCATGTTGAAGTCTGCTGTTCTCCTCAGCATAAAGCCGCTGCACTTTTACATCTTTGCTGAGGACGATCTGCATGACCACTTCAGAAAGGCT CTGGACTCCTGGCCCAGGACAGTTCAGTCCAAGTTTAACTACACCATCTACCCCATCACTTTTCCCAAGGAAAATGCAAAAGAGTGGAAGAAGCTCTTCAAACCTTGTGCCTCCCAGAGGCTGTTCCTGCCA CTGATTCTGAAGGAGGTAGATTCGTTGCTCTATGTGGACACAGATATACTTTTTCTGCAGCCAGTAGAGGACATCTGGGCCCTTCTTTCTCAGTTCAACTCAAGCCACTTAGCAGCCATGGCTCCAGAGCACGAGGAGCCACGCATCGGCTGGTACAACCGCTTTGCCCGCCACCCTTACTATGGCAAGACGGGCATCAACTCAGGGGTCATGCTCATGAACATGACGCGCCTCAGGGAGAAATCTTTTAAG AATGACATGACAACAGTTGCACTGAAGTGGGAGGATATTCTGATGCCCCTTCTCCAGAAGTATAAACTCAATATCACCTGGGGTGACCAGGACCTTCTTAATATCATATTTCACCATAATCCAG AAAGCCTATACGTGTTTCCCTGCCAGTGGAACTACCGTCCGGACCACTGTATCTATGGCAGCAACTGTCAACAAGCGGATCAGGAAGGTGTCTTCATTCTCCATGGTAACAGGGGAGTTTACCACGATGACAAGCAGCCTGCGTTTCGAGCCGTCTACGACGCCATCCGAAAG TACACGTTTGGTGAGAACATGGAGACCTCACTGCTTCAGCCGCTGGAAGCTTCGCTGCAGACCACCGCAAACACCTACTGTGGGAGAGCCAGTCACCTGTTTACGAAGAAGTTGAAACGGAGCATCGTGTCCGCTCAACAAGACGCCACACGGAGAAGATGA